In the Trichoderma atroviride chromosome 4, complete sequence genome, TACTCCCAAGGCCGGCCTTGGCGAGGATTAGATCTAAATCAACATCATTCTGCCGTTGTGCCGGCCTCAGTCTCCCAGCCTTTAGCCAGTGGAATTGAACCACTACTGATCCATCATCCAGTTTGCGTAATGGCTTGAGTCCCATTTTAGCACTGTCAAACCACGCGTGTAGCTGATGATTTAGAGATAGAAGATTCTGGGGAGATTCTATTGTGTCCCGACATTGGGCTAGCGTTAATAGTTGGTTGGCCGCATCGTCTCCCCAGCACATTGCCAATAGCGCTACAAGACGGCTCAGCGTTTGCGGAtcgtttgctgctgcaatgggGAAAATATTTACGGCCTCTGGATTGTTATATTTTGTAAGAATGCATTTATCATAGTCCCGCCTTTTACACTAAGGCTTGTTAGATGCGCGTTGAATAGAATGCGGTCAATATGCTAAGCTTACTAGtcgggcagcagcagatatTCGGCTTGAGGACGGACTCGAGATGTCTGGAGATGTATGCGCGGAGATTTGGACTGGAAGAGGCGGCCCCGGCGATGTCGACTGCACAGACAAAGACTTGGCTGAGTTGGACTGCGATGTCGATCGACGTCCTCTCTTATTTACATCTAGAGATGAGGCTGTTAGTACAAGGATATGAAAAGACCGAATCCTAAACATACATCCAAGTATACTTGGCAATATTGTTTTTTCGCAGTCCGAAAAGAATTCGTGTACCATGTCTAGGTTATTGTGTCGAATATTCTCTTTTAACGCATCGAGTCTGGATTGCAGTACATCGATCGGGGCAACCATAAAAACTGCCACGAATGCCATGTCTATTTCGAAGTTCGACTGGACCTTTTGCAGGATGAATTTgatgcgaaaaaaaaagcttttgtCTGACTTCCAGGTCGGTGATATAATCCAAAACAGGCTCCTCGGCTAGGTCATCGAGAGTCATATTGTTGAAAACACTCGGTTGCTTATTATATGAAGTAAGAAGGCCCTTGAAGATCTCGCCATCAAATTGGGTGCACAATGTATTTAATGCCTGTCTTTGATCATCGTCTAGGCTTGCAATGAGACGAAGCATAGCCTCTTCAGGAACCGCAGATTGGGCCATGCTAGTTCTGTTTGCGACGATTAGAGATCAGTCGACAAGGGGGGAgtcgaaaagagagaaatcgaagagagagaaattgtGGAAAGTCGACCTGGCCAAACCGTCAAGGCCGGGTGGCGTCAATATCCACACGAATAAAGGTAAACTAGaaaagcaagagaagaggaaataaagCCACGACGCGTCACTATAGCGAAAAAAGCTGCATTCACCCAGGTACCGTCGCACTGTCAATTAGCGAAGAGTCACGTCAGCAGCTATCAACGAGTGACTTAGCAGTAGTACCAGCAGTACCAGCAGTACCAGCagtagaagtagaagaaaTACTAGAaatagcagatgtagcagatgtagcagatgtagcagatgtagcagatgtagcagatgtagcagatgtagcagatgtagcagatgtagcagatgtagcagatgtagcagcAGATATTTGCTGATGCCAacattacatgtacttttgCTGCCTCCATCTCCGTTGCCATCACCACTACCGCTGGCCAGGTGCCATCCGCAAGTTGGATTCTCGACTATTGCTTCAGGTGAGGTATTAGACAAGGTGATATAGGCATGCTTTCTTCCGTCGGCGGTAATGAGAACAACATCGTATCAAATAAGCAGGACAGGCAACTAGCACAGTGTCAAATGGGTCTACATATGGGGGACAGGTGGGTGTATAGTTGGATCGAACTTGAAATTttgttaaaaaaagaagtctAAATGGTCGTTAAATTGTACAAGGCTGCAATTCATAATATGCGTCTAAAAATCCATTACTCGCACGGCGTCTTTCTTGTCATGCCCCTTGACCGCCgtatctctctcttcatcataACTTTGCTGGCTGCCCGTGTCGTACTCGGGCTGAGCATCGTCGAGATGGTCACCAACCTCCATCCATCGGTCGCTAGTAGCAGGAATAGGCGACACCTTGCAAAGCAGCCAATAGACACCAAGCGAAACCAGAAATCCGCAAAAGAAATTGAGGTTGTAAATGTATGTAGCGCCAATGGGCACTTTTGTGCCCACTGCTCCGGCGAAGCCAACCACATTGATCAAGATTCCAGAAATGTAGGCAGCATAAGCACGCCAGTGGATTCCCCAGGTATAAAAGTAAGGACCAGTTCTACGGCCATCGTATAACTCCTTGGTATCCAAGTACCCTCTCCGCACGAGGTAATAATCCGAGACTATAACGCCAGCAATGGAGCTAAGGAAGACGCTGTACGCAGACAGGTAGGTCGTGAACTGGTTGGAGCTGCTCAGCAGATTGTACGGGCACATTGCCAAACCAATGATGGCGCAAATGTATGATCCTCGGCGGATGTTGATGTAGCGCGGGAGCAGCGCAGTCATGTCGGTTCCGGCAGAGACGGAATTGGCGGCAATGTTAGTACCCAGCTGAGCCAGAGCAAATGCCAAGGCGATGATAAAGACGCCGAATCTCTGTCCAGAGCTACCATCATCAATGAATTTTCCGAGGAGATCCAGGGGGCTCCAGATTGGTTCGTTATAGATGATGGTGGATGACGAGGAAACGATAATGCCGATAAAGGAGGTAATGGCAAAGCCCAGAGGAATCGTAAAGAGTTGGGACCAGAGAGCATCCTTGGGTTTACGCGCAAATCGAGTGAAATCGCTGTCGTTTACGACAAGAGTGGCAAAGTTGGCAATGGAAGACATGACGCCATTAACAAACTGCCATCCAAGCTTGCTCCCATGAAGAGTGCTGGGCTGTCTGATGATGGGACCGACACCGCCAGCCCGGACACAGGCCCAAATGAGGAACGAGATACCTGCGACAGGCACAAAATAGGCTTTGATGGTGAATAGATGGCGAACCTTGTGCACAGGGAACCATAAAGCTGGCAAGGAGCACAGCCAGAATATGACGAAAGAAACATATTCCGGCGTATTGGTGGCGCTGGTGCCGAAGTTTCCTGGCATCTTGGAGCTGTCCCAGGATTTCCAAATCGAGCGAATCATGAGGTAGACGCAGGTACCGCCAATATAAGACTGAACACCATACCAAATACATGCTGAATGAAAAGATGTCAGCAGGTGATGTGGCAAGTAATGGACTGAAAGTGACGCAAAAGTTGGCATATTTGTAATCTTATTCACTTACCCATGGCGGCGCGATTGAAAACCGGCCATAGACTCCCCCAGATTCCAAAAGATGCACGGCCAATGACTGGAAAACCAATGTGGTACGTGGCTCCAAT is a window encoding:
- a CDS encoding uncharacterized protein (TransMembrane:12 (i12-33o39-63i70-92o114-132i144-168o180-199i219-244o268-288i309-327o339-358i388-410o416-436i)), with the protein product MSLRQRFRSLADKLAVEAEPGLSTTQLMLVNYDLKPVEKERRQWGPWNFVAFWIADSFNINTWMISSSMIIAGLSWWQAWICVWLGYSISACFIVMTGRIGATYHIGFPVIGRASFGIWGSLWPVFNRAAMACIWYGVQSYIGGTCVYLMIRSIWKSWDSSKMPGNFGTSATNTPEYVSFVIFWLCSLPALWFPVHKVRHLFTIKAYFVPVAGISFLIWACVRAGGVGPIIRQPSTLHGSKLGWQFVNGVMSSIANFATLVVNDSDFTRFARKPKDALWSQLFTIPLGFAITSFIGIIVSSSSTIIYNEPIWSPLDLLGKFIDDGSSGQRFGVFIIALAFALAQLGTNIAANSVSAGTDMTALLPRYINIRRGSYICAIIGLAMCPYNLLSSSNQFTTYLSAYSVFLSSIAGVIVSDYYLVRRGYLDTKELYDGRRTGPYFYTWGIHWRAYAAYISGILINVVGFAGAVGTKVPIGATYIYNLNFFCGFLVSLGVYWLLCKVSPIPATSDRWMEVGDHLDDAQPEYDTGSQQSYDEERDTAVKGHDKKDAVRVMDF
- a CDS encoding uncharacterized protein (TransMembrane:12 (i74-96o102-126i133-155o177-195i207-231o243-262i282-307o331-351i372-390o402-421i451-473o479-499i)), with amino-acid sequence MISSSMIIAGLSWWQAWICVWLGYSISACFIVMTGRIGATYHIGFPVIGRASFGIWGSLWPVFNRAAMACIWYGVQSYIGGTCVYLMIRSIWKSWDSSKMPGNFGTSATNTPEYVSFVIFWLCSLPALWFPVHKVRHLFTIKAYFVPVAGISFLIWACVRAGGVGPIIRQPSTLHGSKLGWQFVNGVMSSIANFATLVVNDSDFTRFARKPKDALWSQLFTIPLGFAITSFIGIIVSSSSTIIYNEPIWSPLDLLGKFIDDGSSGQRFGVFIIALAFALAQLGTNIAANSVSAGTDMTALLPRYINIRRGSYICAIIGLAMCPYNLLSSSNQFTTYLSAYSVFLSSIAGVIVSDYYLVRRGYLDTKELYDGRRTGPYFYTWGIHWRAYAAYISGILINVVGFAGAVGTKVPIGATYIYNLNFFCGFLVSLGVYWLLCKVSPIPATSDRWMEVGDHLDDAQPEYDTGSQQSYDEERDTAVKGHDKKDAVRVMDF